CGCTCGCGCTGGAGCGCCTAGCGGGCACGCTGGAGGATCCGCGGGCCCGCGAGCGCGTCGAGACGATCGTGCATGAGATCCTCGACCGCTTCATGAGGGACCTGCGCTTCCACCAGCGCCTGGTCGCGGCGCTGGTCATCACGCCCGAGACCATCGACAAGGTGCTGCGCGCTGTGGAGTCGGAGGGGGCCAACAAGGTCGCGGAGGCGCTGGACGACCCGGCCCTGCGCGACGCCATGGCGCGCGGCGTAAACGAAGCGGTCGTGGACTTCCTGCGCCGGCCCGCGGTGAGCGTGCTGGGGTCCCCCGGCGACGACAGCGTGGAAAGCGCCAAGGAGACGGTCGCCGGCTGGGTGCTCAAGGGCGCGCGCGAGGAGCAGACCCACACGTTCCTGGTCGACAAGCTGCGCACCGGGCTGGGCATCGCCGAGCACCGCACCTGGGGCGACCTCTTCCGGCGCCTGCCGCCCGAACGGCTCGCCGAGTTCCTGATCGGCGTCGCGCGCTCGCGCGAAGCCGCGGGGATCTATCGCGAGGCCTTCGGCAAGCTCGCGAGCGCTATCATCGACCGTCGGATCGGGCGGCCCGCAGACTACCTGCCGGAGGAGGCGCCGGACCGGATCGAGGAGGCGATCGCCGATCCCCTCTGGGGCTGGCTGCAGGCGCAGGTACCGTCACTGGCGGCGCGGATCGACATCGCGGGGAAGGTGGAGCAGAAGATCTTGGACTACCCCACCGCCAAGCTGGAGGCACTCATCCGCGCCGTCACCCAGAAGGAGCTCAAGATGATCGTGCGGCTGGGCTACGTGCTGGGCGCGGTGGTGGGCTCCGTGCTGCTGGCTGTAAACGCGCTCCTGGGCTGAACGCGTGGCGCCGGAGGGGAGCGCCCACCACTTTGGTCGGGTTGCGCGCGAGCGTCGGCCTGTAGAGTAGATCGGAGCAAAGAGAGCGCCCTTGAACCGAGTTCTCAGACTCGTCCGGGACATCCACCGCCGCTCCATGTGGCAGGTGCTCGGCGTCTACGCGGCGTCTTCCTGGGGTGTACTGCAGGTCGTCGAGTTCCTGATCGAAGGCACCGGCTTTCCGGATTGGGTGTCGCCCGCTGCCCTGATCCTGCTCCTCATCGGCCTGCCGATCGTGCTGGCCACGGCATTCGTGCAGGAGGGCGCGCCGGGGCGCGCCGAGGCCGTCGCGCCGGTTACGCCGGCCGGCCCCGGCGAGGAGGGAGCGACCGGAGCGCGAGAGGTCGTGACCGCCGCTACCGCGGCCAGGCCCGGGCGGCGAGCCCTCCTCACCTGGCGCAACGCCACGCTGGGCGGCGCGGCCGCGTTCGCGCTGCTCGCCCTGGCGATCGGCGGGTTCTTTCTCATGCGCAACCTCGGCTTCGGCCCGCTCGCGACGCTCCAGGCGCAGGGCGTACTCGACGAGCGCGACGAGATCCTCCTGGCCGACTTCACCAACCGGACTAACGACTCCACGCTGGCTACGGTCGTGACGGAAGCGCTGCGGGTCGACCTAGACAATTCGGATTTTCTGTCGATCATAAGCCCGGCTCGGGCGGGCGAGGTGCTCGCCAGGATGGGCAGGGCGGGAGACGGCATGGATGAGGACGCGGCGCTGGAGGCAGCTACGCGTGAGGGCATCCCGGCGGTGCTGGCGGGTGAAGTCAGTCCGCTGGGCGGAGGCTTCGTCCTGACCGGTCGCGTGGTGAGGCCGGGCGGAGACGTGCTCGCGTCGTTCAGGACGGTCGCGCGCGACGACGACGAGTTGATCGACGCGATCGACGAGCTGTCCGCGGACATCCGCGGCAAGGCGGGCGAGTCGCTCAGATCCGTGGCCCGCAGCGATCCGCTGGAGAGCGTGACGACCGCGTCCCTGGAGGCGCTGCGGCTATTCTCACGCGCCCTGGCTCTTTTCGATCAGGGCGCGTTCCTCGAGCCCATCCCGCTCCTGGAGGAGGCCGTCGAGATCGACCCCGACTTCGCCATGGCGCACCGCAAGCTCGCGGTCCTCCTGGCCAATAGGGGCGGCGATCCGGCTCGCGTGCGGGCGGCTGCGACCCGCGCGTACGAGTTGCGCGACCGGCTCACCGAGCGCGAGCGCGGCCTGGCCGAGGCCTACTATTACTCGGAGGTCGAGGAGGATCGGGACCGCACCGTGCGGGCGTACGAGCAGGTGCTGGCGATCGACTCGACCGAACCCACGGCGCTGAACAACCTGGGTCTCCAGTACCGGCTGGATGGGAAGTTCGATGAAGCGGAGATCCTGCTCAGGAGGGCCGCCGCCCGGCGCGACGCCAGCCCGAGCCCCTTAGTCAACCTCATTACCCTGACGTGGAATACCAGGCGAGACCGGGAGGCCATGGCCTGGCTCGATTCGTTGGTTTCGCGCCACCCGGACTCGCCCCTGTCCATGGGTTTCCGGGGCTACCTACCGCACCTGCAGCGCCGCTGGAGTGAATCACGAGAGGTGGGAAGGGACATAGCGGCCTCATACTCCGGCGTACCGTTCCTCGTCCAGAACGGGCTCGGTCTCGCCGCCTCCGCCAGCCTGGGCCTGGGCGCGCTGGGCGAGGCGCGCGAGGACCTTCGGCAGGCTACCGACCACGCGACGCGAAGCGGCGATCCCGGCTCCATCCTCGGAGTGGCGACTCAATGGGCCTACGCCGAACTCCTGGCCGTGGAGAATGAGGCGGCCGCCCTGGCCCTTCTCGACGAGGCGCTGGAAGCGGTCCCTGACCTGGACGCCGCTCCGGGAGCGGCCTTGGTTGCCGCCACCTTGCTCGCGTTGGCCGGCGATTCCGAAAGCGGACGGGGCGTAGTGGACGCCGTCGAGGAGGGGACCCCGGA
The Gemmatimonadota bacterium genome window above contains:
- a CDS encoding DUF445 family protein translates to MVQALATVFFGALAGGITNSVAIWMLFHPYEPPTLGRRRLSLLQGAIPKNKARLAHRIGATVGDKLLTPEDLGRTVSEPAFREAFDERLADFLRAALHEERASLREELPDALGDALEGLVAEMSDGILERLDAYLAGEEFRDRAEDWTARLAEDVGDQEIGELITPEREEAIATAVGGWLGEAVEGEGFESAIHDYLDTVAERILTPGRTFEEILPVGLVGAFERGVSSYLPLALERLAGTLEDPRARERVETIVHEILDRFMRDLRFHQRLVAALVITPETIDKVLRAVESEGANKVAEALDDPALRDAMARGVNEAVVDFLRRPAVSVLGSPGDDSVESAKETVAGWVLKGAREEQTHTFLVDKLRTGLGIAEHRTWGDLFRRLPPERLAEFLIGVARSREAAGIYREAFGKLASAIIDRRIGRPADYLPEEAPDRIEEAIADPLWGWLQAQVPSLAARIDIAGKVEQKILDYPTAKLEALIRAVTQKELKMIVRLGYVLGAVVGSVLLAVNALLG
- a CDS encoding tetratricopeptide repeat protein; amino-acid sequence: MNRVLRLVRDIHRRSMWQVLGVYAASSWGVLQVVEFLIEGTGFPDWVSPAALILLLIGLPIVLATAFVQEGAPGRAEAVAPVTPAGPGEEGATGAREVVTAATAARPGRRALLTWRNATLGGAAAFALLALAIGGFFLMRNLGFGPLATLQAQGVLDERDEILLADFTNRTNDSTLATVVTEALRVDLDNSDFLSIISPARAGEVLARMGRAGDGMDEDAALEAATREGIPAVLAGEVSPLGGGFVLTGRVVRPGGDVLASFRTVARDDDELIDAIDELSADIRGKAGESLRSVARSDPLESVTTASLEALRLFSRALALFDQGAFLEPIPLLEEAVEIDPDFAMAHRKLAVLLANRGGDPARVRAAATRAYELRDRLTERERGLAEAYYYSEVEEDRDRTVRAYEQVLAIDSTEPTALNNLGLQYRLDGKFDEAEILLRRAAARRDASPSPLVNLITLTWNTRRDREAMAWLDSLVSRHPDSPLSMGFRGYLPHLQRRWSESREVGRDIAASYSGVPFLVQNGLGLAASASLGLGALGEAREDLRQATDHATRSGDPGSILGVATQWAYAELLAVENEAAALALLDEALEAVPDLDAAPGAALVAATLLALAGDSESGRGVVDAVEEGTPDDLRNSDFQRARRAFDYADAYAARRYEEAVREADALLETEVACAEARCAFVFFHARALDAAGRGDEAIEAYERVLDGPEMDWGWFDPIETGVALERLVLLHAENGDAVKAAEYMNRYEAMWGDADEELARRVRRTREAIRSLAVPADT